AAGCGATCTTGGTGCAACGGAAGTTCTATTTTAGCGTGCAGTCGCGCTGATTCATAGATGGCCATTAGGATTTCGAACCCGCGTAAAGCGTTTTCTCCACGGAGAGGATGAGGTTTACCCTCTCGAACCGTCTGGGCGAAGAGACGATAGCCGTTTGTGATCGGATCATATCGTTTGTGCTCCTCGGGCAGATCATCCATAGGGACGGTCTTCCATCCGCCTTGCTTCTCGTTCCAGATCAACAGGGGTGGATCACTCCGATCGCCCGGATGCCATAATCTCCCCTTGGATCCGAAAACCTCTACATCTTGATAACCACGCCCAGGTAAGCGCATCCCCCCTGTGAATATCTCCGCCCGCCACCCATTTTCCAGTTCAAACACGGCCATTGCTCCCGTCTCGATTATATGCCCATAACGCCATCCGCCTGAGGGGATGAAACCGGTTGATTTTTCCTCGGATAAGTCCGGTTTCTCCCGATAGATCTGACCGAATACCCACTTTACCCCACAATCATCGGCAAGATAAAGGATGGAATCCACCATGTGAGTTCCGTCGCTGAGCATATCCCCCCCGCAGCTTCCGCGAATTAAATATGGTTCACCTATGGCTCCCTCCTTCAGAAGCTTATGCATTTTGTAATAGACGGCCCCCACCCTTCTCTGATGATTGATCACCAGGGCGATTCCCTTTTCCCGGCATAACCTAACCATTCTCTTCGCATCGGCAAGATTGGTTGCCATCGGCTTTTCGCAGTAGATCCCCTTCACCCCTGCCTCGATAGCCTGGAAAGTGAGCGCCGCGTGTGTGCTTGTCGGTGTCGCTATCGTCACG
This is a stretch of genomic DNA from Candidatus Poribacteria bacterium. It encodes these proteins:
- a CDS encoding Gfo/Idh/MocA family oxidoreductase; the encoded protein is MRLKPLRSCVVGCRMGCIHAMAMATLEDYDLIALCDLKEEVARRAALQVGCPEVYTDYTTMLAEVQPDVVTIATPTSTHAALTFQAIEAGVKGIYCEKPMATNLADAKRMVRLCREKGIALVINHQRRVGAVYYKMHKLLKEGAIGEPYLIRGSCGGDMLSDGTHMVDSILYLADDCGVKWVFGQIYREKPDLSEEKSTGFIPSGGWRYGHIIETGAMAVFELENGWRAEIFTGGMRLPGRGYQDVEVFGSKGRLWHPGDRSDPPLLIWNEKQGGWKTVPMDDLPEEHKRYDPITNGYRLFAQTVREGKPHPLRGENALRGFEILMAIYESARLHAKIELPLHQDRFPLEMMYEF